One genomic region from Doryrhamphus excisus isolate RoL2022-K1 chromosome 14, RoL_Dexc_1.0, whole genome shotgun sequence encodes:
- the cdk6 gene encoding cyclin-dependent kinase 6 codes for MDKEAGGTQYEPVAEIGEGAYGKVYKARDLKNGGRFVALKRVRVQTEEEGMPLSTIREVAVLRQLEAFEHPNVVRLFDVCTVSRTNRETKLTLVFEHVDQDLTTYLEKAPDPGVPPETIKDMMYQLLQGLDFLHSHRVVHRDLKPQNILVTSGGQIKLADFGLARIYSFQMALTSVVVTLWYRAPEVLLQSSYATPVDLWSVGCIFAEMFRRRPLFRGNSDVDQLGKIFDVVGVPSAEDWPQEVALPQSAFTPRPAKPIEDLVPDIDEQGRALLLQFLAFNPSRRISAFAALTHPYFQSVDSLSRSVYAAQPIPTNKPTIEERTA; via the exons atggACAAAGAAGCTGGTGGTACGCAGTATGAACCCGTGGCCGAGATTGGAGAAGGAGCTTATGGAAAAGTGTACAAGGCGAGAGATTTGAAGAACGGGGGACGCTTTGTAGCCCTCAAAAGAGTTCGTGTTCAGACTGAGGAAGAGGGGATGCCACTGTCGACCATCCGGGAGGTGGCGGTACTGAGGCAGCTTGAGGCATTTGAGCATCCTAATGTTGTCAG GCTTTTTGATGTGTGTACAGTGTCTCGGACTAACCGTGAAACCAAACTCACACTGGTCTTTGAGCACGTGGATCAAGACCTGACCACCTACTTAGAGAAGGCCCCTGACCCCGGCGTACCGCCAGAAACCATTAAG gaTATGATGTATCAGCTGCTCCAGGGGCTGGACTTCCTGCACTCGCACCGCGTGGTTCACCGTGACTTAAAACCGCAAAATATCCTGGTCACCAGCGGAGGACAGATCAAACTCGCCGACTTTGGTCTCGCCCGCATCTACAGCTTCCAAATGGCGCTCACCTCTGTG GTGGTGACACTGTGGTATCGAGCTCCAGAAGTGCTGCTGCAATCCAGTTACGCCACCCCGGTGGACCTGTGGAGCGTAGGATGCATCTTTGCTGAGATGTTCAGGAGAAG ACCTCTGTTTCGTGGTAACTCAGATGTTGATCAGCTGGGAAAAATCTTCGA TGTTGTCGGGGTCCCTTCGGCAGAGGACTGGCCTCAGGAGGTGGCCCTACCACAGAGTGCCTTCACCCCACGGCCTGCTAAACCAATAGAAGACTTGGTTCCTGACATCGACGAGCAAGGGCGGGCCCTCTTATTG CAATTCCTCGCCTTCAACCCCTCCAGGAGGATATCTGCATTCGCCGCACTTACCCATCCTTACTTTCAAAGTGTGGACAGCCTCAGTAGAAGTGTGTATGCCGCTCAGCCTATCCCCACCAACAAACCCACTATTGAGGAGAGGACTGCCTGA
- the fam133b gene encoding protein FAM133 isoform X2 — MGKRDNRVAYVNPIAAARSRGPVQNSGPTIQDYLSRPRPTWEELKEQLEKKKKGSRALADFEDKMNERWKKELAKNREKLMGGSDKDKDKKATEKKKKEKKKSSRHSSSSSSSSSSSDSSGSSSSESEDEDEKKTVKKKRKRKRSSARRASDDSEAESEADRKKKKRIKEEGDNDKDDKNRRRKIKTERKDSSSKSSAESGGEEFAEAKKKKRSSEEKEKIPDKSKKKRKKKHKKHGRKKKRKTASPSDSELD; from the exons ATGGGCAAGAGGGACAATCGAGTG GCTTACGTTAATCCTATTGCTGCTGCACGATCCAGGGGCCCGGTACAGAACTCTGGACCAACCATCCAGGATTATTTAAGCAGACCTCGGCCAACATG GGAAGAGTTAAAGGAGCagctggagaagaagaagaagggctCGCGAGCCTTAGCTGACTTTGAGGACAAAATGAATGAG CGATGGAAGAAAGAGCTGGCGAAGAACCGTGAAAAGCTGATGGGTGGGAGCGACAAGGACAAAGACAAAAAGGCAACCGAG aaaaagaagaaggagaagaagaagtccAGTAGG cattcttcatcttcttcctcctcctcatcgaGTTCTGATTCTTCCGGCAGCTCCTCCTCAGAATCTGAAGATGAG GACGAGAAGAAAACGGTGAAGAAAAAACGGAAGAGAAAGAGGTCGTCGGCCAGGAGAGCATCAGATGACTCTGAAGCAGAATCAGAGGCAGACAGAAAG aaaaagaaaagaatcaAGGAGGAGGGTGATAATGATAAG GATGACAAGAACCGTCGAAGGAAAATAAAAACTGAGCGCAAAGATTCCTCTTCCAAGTCTTCTGCGGAGTCGGGTGGAGAAGAGTTT GCTGAagccaaaaagaaaaagagaagtAGTGAAGAAAAGGAGAAAATTCCA GACAAAtccaagaagaagaggaaaaagaagCACAAGAAGCATGGCAGgaaaaagaagaggaagacgGCGTCTCCATCCGACTCTGAGCTTGACTAG
- the fam133b gene encoding protein FAM133 isoform X1, protein MGKRDNRVAYVNPIAAARSRGPVQNSGPTIQDYLSRPRPTWEELKEQLEKKKKGSRALADFEDKMNERWKKELAKNREKLMGGSDKDKDKKATEKKKKEKKKSSRHSSSSSSSSSSSDSSGSSSSESEDEDEKKTVKKKRKRKRSSARRASDDSEAESEADRKKKKKRIKEEGDNDKDDKNRRRKIKTERKDSSSKSSAESGGEEFAEAKKKKRSSEEKEKIPDKSKKKRKKKHKKHGRKKKRKTASPSDSELD, encoded by the exons ATGGGCAAGAGGGACAATCGAGTG GCTTACGTTAATCCTATTGCTGCTGCACGATCCAGGGGCCCGGTACAGAACTCTGGACCAACCATCCAGGATTATTTAAGCAGACCTCGGCCAACATG GGAAGAGTTAAAGGAGCagctggagaagaagaagaagggctCGCGAGCCTTAGCTGACTTTGAGGACAAAATGAATGAG CGATGGAAGAAAGAGCTGGCGAAGAACCGTGAAAAGCTGATGGGTGGGAGCGACAAGGACAAAGACAAAAAGGCAACCGAG aaaaagaagaaggagaagaagaagtccAGTAGG cattcttcatcttcttcctcctcctcatcgaGTTCTGATTCTTCCGGCAGCTCCTCCTCAGAATCTGAAGATGAG GACGAGAAGAAAACGGTGAAGAAAAAACGGAAGAGAAAGAGGTCGTCGGCCAGGAGAGCATCAGATGACTCTGAAGCAGAATCAGAGGCAGACAGAAAG aagaaaaagaaaagaatcaAGGAGGAGGGTGATAATGATAAG GATGACAAGAACCGTCGAAGGAAAATAAAAACTGAGCGCAAAGATTCCTCTTCCAAGTCTTCTGCGGAGTCGGGTGGAGAAGAGTTT GCTGAagccaaaaagaaaaagagaagtAGTGAAGAAAAGGAGAAAATTCCA GACAAAtccaagaagaagaggaaaaagaagCACAAGAAGCATGGCAGgaaaaagaagaggaagacgGCGTCTCCATCCGACTCTGAGCTTGACTAG
- the grna.2 gene encoding granulin 2, with the protein MLRFSVWLSFGALVSSKLTCPDKSTCSDHATCCETERGYSCCAYPKAVCCSDLAHCCPQGFHCNLTTQSCERGPKSWKDPPLLTRKAALEPQVTPLLPVSYPKPLKKTPVTAVVEARGSRQEDEVIRCNSKFYCPHSTSCCKGPLPGSWNCCPYQLGQCCMDGLHCCEYGYKCNLFPLSCNSRNPMSPPSMQQHAQND; encoded by the exons atgctgaggttctctgTGTGGCTCTCATTCGGAGCCCTCGTCTCTTCTAAACTCACATGTCCTGACAAAAGCACCTGTTCTGACCACGCAACCTGCTGTGAGACCGAGCGGGGATACAGCTGCTGTGCATACCCTAAA GCTGTGTGTTGCTCCGACTTGGCCCACTGCTGCCCACAAGGATTTCACTGCAACCTGACCACTCAATCGTGTGAGCGAGGCCCGAAATCATGGAAGGATCCGCCATTACTGACAAGAAAAGCTGCTTTGGAGCCCCAAGTCACCCCActtttaccagtgtcctacccCAAGCCCTTGAAAAAG ACACCTGTAACAGCTGTAGTAGAGGCCCGTGGTAGCAGGCAGGAGGATGAAGTTATTCGCTGCAATTCTAAGTTCTACTGCCCACATAGCACATCTTGCTGCAAAGGACCTTTACCAGGGTCTTGGAACTGCTGCCCCTACCAACTG GGCCAGTGTTGCATGGATGGTCTGCACTGCTGTGAATATGGATACAAATGCAACTTATTCCCTTTGTCATGCAATTCAAGAAACCCCATGAGTCCACCATCAATGCAGCAACATGCTCAAAATGACTGA